The Anas acuta chromosome 2, bAnaAcu1.1, whole genome shotgun sequence genome contains a region encoding:
- the AKAP9 gene encoding A-kinase anchor protein 9 isoform X7 has protein sequence MDSYRTYWASNLFSSLWTEGQEEDAYEVESRVPLPYPFPFTEHLDENNSVVVNTSVFHFRHKKNGHILKVVSKISLPTPPYSLEHAKITQTELMRESFKKQQEATEFIKYQEELKEHLNEETKAREQLALELSKAEGLIDGYADEKAFLEKQLQEKIDVIDHLEQELLRTGNKLQELEAEQQQIQEEKELLARQKDAMRADAGPVEQQLLEETEKLMKEKIEVQRQAEKEYDDLQKQVKVLEIDLEEQVNRFIELEQEKNAELMDLRQQNQALEKQLEKTRKFLDEQAVDREHERDVFQQEIQKLEQQLKVPQRSQPVNEHQSREVEQLTNHLKEKTDKCSELLLSKEQLQRDVQERNEEIEKLECRIRELEQALIISADNLQKVEERKQFGTIIVKGELPLEIQLQAEREAVDRKEKEVTNLEEQLEQFREELENKNEEVQQLHMQLEIQRKESTTHLKELEQENKLFKDEMEILGLAMQKSEDAIIKDHHLVAGRLTHIMQEKEQEIDHLHEQIAKLQQQLEGTTDNKVLEEQNEHIRELEAQVECLKSDQERVKKKNDEEIEQLNDVIDKLQQELANIEQKIPADSAAFHEDADSLKHTLETVIAEKEALEKQVENITVEASRTKNELEETKLEMNQLKQEINMLKKEHEGVTEKYKCALMKSDKEKTEDRSNGKTEKVDEGSSEMTELPDQTQLRSSDENTRVTISKMEVQLQQLQACIKEKDSELCQSYSEIKELKEQGRAEKEALKNKIVELEKTLVEKVAAALVSQVQLNAVQEQGKFMQEIQEASKHVEEASKNPKMEGLSSITENEMESKLSLLTQRLSEMEDQLAKVNHNLELEKENVKISQKEAKLKEERLIELQQLLEEVQEKHRREIQKYIKQEGTQTNVVGEHLTENQKENVLSNELELEKVKEEAAAAKEELSSYREEAEKLQQQLSVKEASLVHLQEDLCKVKEKLVQVEEKLANYVRKDKEMAKTESKKDAEIMCDLLSESAQISKSTSSQTDKNVEMNSYIETSPTLVKNAEIQIDLQSGCSSEEIAEIIREFNEKIDQMQELHAAEIMDMETRHISESEALKRDKFVAVQVLTDECNSLKEVIETLRAKEGIPISGLVRSPPYQARDGGSSDSSSDWSQGMYLAQTQGSDTISEGIDEGETSTDLLPQKIKGLLRAVHHEGVQVLSLTEFPYGEREMSPPKQGPDSWLEERKAFLSTISSLKDLISKMQLHRDAEIYASSESPEGDSDWRGELLRAIQQVFVREQNVLLAVFQTELAELAGTRDAMMLMNQLEHRLQEQATNQRAAMDCLQHADRRSLLMEIQVLHAQMNTMKSNPKREQEIDSKSQEMLEYNMQQKQSQILEMQVELRSVKDRAAELQEQLNSERMMGAELKNELAQAKLELETTLKAQHKHFKDLETIRTEVKEKAAELDILKDTMAGEQKKSRELQWALEKEKAKMERSEERRREELEDLKFSLEDQKQQNLQLNKLLEQEKQLSSELQQKIESQEALSAAQLSRERGRNSELQVLLESEKVRALEISSALEREKELCAQLQSAEDKGQAGTPNPSEELLKELQKQMDEKHDRIVELVSEMEKYKLESVQVSQQMEKERQIQRKALQAEQDANIAAQKKLHELESKVEDLQWQLGQKEQEIHKLENETKKLQEVIQELQIKKQESEGKKETERTPSHNQNETTWDTPNERTRNWVLQQKMEGAETNGSTYPTLTGGGGDLSAATEILENVRQKLQNASPKLKKLARKAASRLQFEAADDQDFIAIQNTIEEVISELQKLPGLPYLEELKLTLPPGTPSSSLTERLLRQNAELTGFVSRLSEEKNNLRNAVMKLEEELRRYQHRQTSGDYSSRHSSDLGVNIDTLVASEKENWNREKLSLQKSLKQADAELSKLRAEIRSEAFLRELGSDSENVILRRIYGKYLRAESFRKALIYQKKYLLLLLGGFQECEEATLALIARMGGQPCYTDLEIITHHSKGFTRFRSAVRVSIAISRMKFLVRRWHRVTGSGILSINRDVFSQNTGNELRPDSFSGGMDLYGEQRHSCRSRSDMEPPRSPINFQHKFHSMHADLNPVSFACSQLQNYDPERALTDYINRLEALQRRLGSVQSGSTSYTQLHTGMRR, from the exons ATGGATTCTTACCGCACCTACTGGGCATCTAATCTCTTCAGTAGTTTGTGGACAGAAGGCCAAGAAGAAGATGCGTATGAGGTTGAATCTCGTGTGCCTTTACCAtatccttttcctttcactgaACACTTGGATGAGAATAATTCTGTAGTTGTAAATACTTCAGTTTTTCACTtcagacacaaaaaaaatgggCACATATTAAAAGTTGTCTCTAAAATCTCCTTGCCTACACCTCCCTACTCA CTTGAACATGCTAAAATTACCCAGACAGAACTCATGCGAGAATCCTTCAAAAAGCAACAAGAGGCCACAGAGTTTATCAAGTATCAGGAGGAACTGAAAGAGCATCTTAACGAAGAAACCAAAGCCAGAGAGCAATTGGCTTTGGAGCTTAGTAAAGCTGAAG GCCTCATTGATGGTTATGCAgatgaaaaagcatttctggaaaaacagCTCCAGGAAAAAATAGATGTAATTGACCATCTTGAGCAAGAACTACTGCGTACAGGTAACAAATTGCAGGAGTTagaggctgagcagcagcagatccaggaagaaaaggaattacTTGCCAGACAGAAGGATGCCATGAGAGCAGATGCGGGGCCAGTAGAGCAGC AATTActggaggaaacagaaaagctaatgaaagaaaaaattgaagtACAGCGTCAAGCTGAAAAAGAGTATGATGACCTTCAGAAGCAAGTGAAAGTCTTGGAAATAGACTTGGAAGAGCAAGTGAACCGTTTTATCGAGctagaacaagaaaaaaatgcagaactaaTGGACTTAAGGCAGCAAAACCAGGCTTTGGAGAAGCAActtgagaaaacaagaaaatttctTGAT GAGCAAGCAGTTGACAGAGAACATGAAAGAGATGTGTTCCAGCAAGAGATACAGAAGCTGGAACAACAGCTGAAGGTTCCACAAAGGAGTCAGCCTGTCAATGAACATCAAAGCAGAGAG GTTGAACAGCTAACCAACcatctaaaagaaaaaacagacaaatgcaGTGAGCTTTTGCTTTCTAAAGAGCAACTTCAGCGAGATGTACAAGAACGAAACGAAGAAATTGAGAAATTAGAATGCAGAATAAGAGAACTGGAACAAGCCTTAATTATCAGTGCAGACAACTTGCAAAAG gtggaggaaaggaaacaatttgGCACCATCATAGTAAAGGGAGAATTACCTCTTGAAATACAGCTACAAGCTGAACGAGAAGCTgtggacagaaaggaaaaggag gTCACAAACCTTGAAGAACAACTGGAGCAGTTTCGAGAGgagctagaaaataaaaatgaagaagttcAGCAATTGCACATGCAACTAGAAATTCAGCGAAAGGAGTCCACTACACACTTGAAAGAACttgaacaagaaaacaaattatttaag GATGAAATGGAAATACTGGGACTAGCTATGCAGAAATCTGAGGATGCCATCATAAAGGACCATCATTTAGTGGCTGGGAGACTCACTCACATCATGCAAGAAAAGGAGCAGGAAATAGATCATCTTCATGAACAAATTGCAAAACTGCAACAGCAACTTGAAGGCACAACTGACAACAAA gtTCTTGAAGAGCAAAATGAGCATATACGGGAGCTTGAAGCCCAGGTAGAATGTCTGAAAAGTGATCAAGAACgcgtgaagaaaaaaaatgatgaggaaATAGAGCAGCTGAACGATGTAATTGACAAGCTTCAGCAGGAACTGGCAAATATTGAACAAAAAATACCTGCAGACAGTGCTGCTTTTCATGAGGATGCTGACAGTCTGAAACATACACTTGAAACAGTTATAGCAGAAAAAGAAGCTTTGGAGAAGCAAGtagaaaatattactgtagAGGCATCTCGAACAAAGAATGAGCTTGAGGAAACTAAGTTAGAAATGAACCAGCtaaagcaagaaataaacatgttaaaaaaagaacatgaaggAGTAACAGAGAAGTATAAATGTGCACTGATGAAAAGtgacaaggaaaaaacagaagacaggAGCAATGGGAAAACTGAGAAAGTGGATGAAGGCTCAAGTGAGATGACAGAATTGCCAGATCAAACCCAGCTCAGGTCTTCAGATGAAAATACAAGGGTCACCATTAGCAAGATGGAGGTACAACTGCAGCAGCTTCAGGCATGCATTAAGGAAAAAGATTCAGAACTGTGCCAATCCTACAGTGAAATAAAAGAGCTAAAAGAGCAAGGCAGAGCTGAAAAagaagcacttaaaaataagaTAGTAGAACTAGAGAAAACACTAGTGGAAAAAGTTGCAGCTGCTCTTGTGAGTCAGGTTCAGCTAAATGCAGTTCAAGAGCAAGGGAAATTCATGCAGGAAATTCAGGAAGCTTCAAAACATGTCGAGGAAGCAAGCAAGAATCCCAAAATGGAGGGTTTGAGTAGtataactgaaaatgaaatggaatcAAAATTATCACTCTTAACACAGAGGCTTAGTGAGATGGAAGACCAGCTGGCAAAGGTAAATCATAACTTGgagctagaaaaagaaaatgtaaaaatttcaCAAAAGGAAGCTAAgttgaaagaagaaagactAATAGAGCTTCAGCAATTACTAGAAGAGGTTcaagagaaacacagaagagagaTTCAGAAATACATTAAGCAAGAAGGAACACAGACAAATGTG GTAGGAGAACACCTCACggaaaatcaaaaagaaaatgtacttaGTAATGAACTTGAACTAGAGAAAGTTAAAgaagaggcagctgctgctaaGGAAGAGCTGAGCAGTTAcagagaagaggcagaaaaactTCAGCAACAACTATCA GTAAAAGAAGCAAGTCTGGTACATCTTCAGGAAGATCTGTGCAAAGTCAAAGAGAAGCTAGTTCAAGTAGAAGAGAAGCTTGCAAATTATGTGAGAAAGGACAAGGAAATGgcaaaaactgaaagcaaaaaagatgcagaaataatGTGTGATTTGTTGAGTGAGTCTGCTCAGATTAGCAAAAGTACATCTTCACAGACAGACAAGAATGTGGAGATGAACAGCTATATTGAAACTTCGCCAACGCttgttaaaaatgcagaaattcaaaTTGACTTGCAAAGTGGATGTTCTTCAGAAGAGATTGCAGAGATCATAAGAgaatttaatgagaaaattgACCAAATGCAAGAACTTCATGCTGCTGAAATCATGGACATGGAGACGAGGCATATCTCTGAATCTGAAGCACTAAAAAGAGACAAGTTTGTTGCAGTGCAAGTATTAACTGACGAATGTAATTCTTTAAAGGAAGTCATAGAGACTTTACGAGCTAAAGAG GGTATCCCAATTTCTGGATTAGTGCGTTCTCCACCGTATCAAGCTAGAGATGGAGGTTCTAGTG aCTCCAGTTCAGACTGGAGTCAAGGAATGTATCTTGCTCAGACCCAAGGATCTGACACAATATCTGAAGGAATAGATGAAGGTGAAACTTCAACGGATTTACTTCCCCAAAAAATTAAG GGTTTGCTGAGAGCAGTCCATCATGAAGGCGTACAGGTGCTGTCTCTCACTGAGTTTCCGTATGGTGAGAGAGAGATGTCACCTCCTAAGCAAGGACCAGATTCTTGGCTTGAGGAAAGGAAAGCTTTTCTAAGCACCATTTCATCTCTGAAAGACCTGATTTCAAAAATGCAACTTCATAGAGATGCTGAG ATTTATGCAAGTTCAGAATCTCCTGAAGGTGACTCAGACTGGCGAGGAGAACTCCTGCGTGCCATTCAACAGGTTTTTGTGAGGGAACAGAATGTTCTTCTTGCTGTGTTTCAAACTGAACTTGCGGAACTTGCAGGCACAAGAGATGCAATGATGTTGATGAATCAGTTAGAGCACAGACTACAAGAGCAG GCTACTAATCAGAGAGCAGCAATGGACTGTCTTCAGCATGCCGACAGAAGAAGTTTGCTAATGGAGATTCAAGTGTTGCATGCTCAGATGAACACTATGAAAAGTAATCCAAAGAGAGAACAAGAAATTGATTCAAAAAGCCAAG AAATGCTGGAGTATAACatgcagcagaagcagtcaCAAATACTTGAAATGCAAGTAGAGCTCCGGAGTGTGAAAGacagagcagctgagctgcaggaacaGCTGAATTCAGAGAGAATGATGGGTGCTGAGCTGAAGAATGAACTTGCACAAGCCAAACTAGAGCTTGAAACAACCCTGAAAGCACAGCACAAGCACTTCAAGGACCTAGAAACCATCAG GActgaagttaaagaaaaagcagctgagctAGATATCCTCAAGGATACAATGGCTGGCGAACAGAAGAAATCAAGAGAGCTACAGTGggctttggaaaaagaaaaagctaaaatgGAACGCAGCGAGGAAAGACGAAGAGAAGAGCTTGAG GACTTAAAATTTTCACTCGAAGAtcaaaaacaacagaacttGCAGTTAAATAAACTTTTGGAGCAAGAGAAACAACTGTCAAGTGAGCTGCAGCAGAAAATTGAATCCCAAGAAGCACTCAGTGCTGCCCAGCTGTCACGTGAAAGAGGCCGTAATTCTGAGTTGCAGGTGCTTCTTGAATCAGAGAAGGTTCGAGCTCTTGAAATAAGCAGTGCcctagaaagagaaaaagagctaTGTGCTCAGCTTCAAAGTGCTGAAGATAAGGGGCAAGCTGGAACACCTAATCCATCTGAGGAATTACTTAAAgaactacaaaaacaaatggaTGAAAAGCATGACCGTATAGTGGAGTTAGTAAGTGAAATGGAGAAGTACAAACTAGAATCTGTGCAAGTGAGtcagcaaatggaaaaagaaaggcaaatccAGAGGAAAGCATTGCAAGCAGAACAAGATGCTAACatagcagcacagaaaaaactTCATGAACTGGAGTCCAAAGTAGAAGACCTTCAGTGGCAACTTGGACAGAAGGAGCAAGAGATTCATAAATTAGAGAATGAGACAAAGAAGTTACAGGAAGTAATCCAAGAACTGCAGATCAAAAAGCAGGagagtgaaggaaaaaaggaaactgaaagaacACCAAGCCACAATCAAAATGAG ACTACTTGGGATACACCCAATGAGAGAACAAGAAATTGGGTTCTCCAGCAAAAAATGGAAGGAGCTGAGACAAATGGATCAACCTACCCCACGCtgacaggaggaggaggagacctATCTGCAGCTACCGAAATTCTGGAAAATGTCAGACAAAAGCTGCAAAATGCATCTCCAAAGCTGAAGAAGTTGGCTCGAAAAGCTGCTAGCAG ATTGCAGTTTGAAGCAGCAGATGATCAAGACTTCATTGCAATACAGAACACTATTGAAGAAGTTatttcagagctgcagaaacTACCTGGATTGCCCTATCTGGAAGAG ctAAAGCTAACGCTGCCACCAGGAACTCCGTCTAGCTCATTGACCGAAAGGCTGCTGCGACAAAATGCTGAGCTGACAGGCTTTGTCAGCAGGCTGAGTGAGGAAAAGAATAATTTGAGGAATGCTGTTATGAAACTGGAGGAAGAACTGAGAAGATACCAGCACAGACAAACTTCTGGAGACTAT TCTTCTAGACACTCATCAGATCTCGGAGTTAATATTGATACCCTTGTTGCCTCTGAGAAGGAAAATTGGAACAGAGAAAAGCTATCACTGCAGAAGTCTTTGAAACAAGCAGATGCAGAGCTGTCCAAGCTGAGAGCAGAAATTAGGAGCGAAGCCTTCCTCAGAGAACTGGGATCAgattctgaaaatgttattttaagg AGAATTTATGGCAAATACCTACGAGCAGAGAGCTTTCGGAAAGCTCTCATATATCAGAAAAAATACTTGCTGCTGTTACTAGGTGGATTCCAGGAGTGTGAAGAAGCCACGCTGGCCCTCATTGCACGAATGGGCGGACAGCCTTGCTACACAGACCTCGAAATCATCACTCATCATTCAAAGGGTTTTACAAGGTTTCGCTCTGCGGTCAGAGTGTCCATTGCGATTTCAAG AATGAAGTTCTTGGTTCGTCGATGGCACAGAGTTACGGGTTCTGGTATACTGAGTATCAATAGGGATGTCTTCAGCCAGAACACAG GTAATGAGTTACGGCCCGATTCATTCTCTGGCGGCATGGATCTTTATGGAGAGCAAAGACATTCCTGTAGGTCTCGATCAGATATGGAGCCTCCCAGATCTCCTATAAACTTCCAGCATAA GTTCCACAGTATGCATGCCGACTTGAACCCAGTCTCATTCGCCTGTTCTCAGCTGCAGAACTACGATCCCGAACGAGCATTAACAGACTATATCAACCGGCTGGAGGCACTGCAGAGGCGACTGGGAAGCGTGCAGTCAG GTTCGACTTCGTACACTCAGCTGCACACTGGTATGAGAAGATAA